In Bacillota bacterium, the DNA window ATGGAGAGGATTCTTCCCAAAGGACTCCGGTTCCATTCCTACGGGAGGGGCTTCCTAACCCAACCATTCCTTCACAAAGGACCAAATCCGGGCCTTGTAATACCGGTGGCCCCCCTCCCCGATATACAACTCACAACGTTTTTCAGCACCGGCCACCCGGTAGATCTCCTTTAGCTTCCTAAAGGCTTCCTGGGCACCCTCAAGGGGAAAGATCCTATCCTCCCTGCCGTTGATGGCCAGGAAAGGCCTGGGGGCAATCAGCCCCGCCACATCGTACATCTCACCCAGGGTCACAATCCCCGGGATATAATTACATTCACAATGGAAAACTGCCGCGATGGAGGATTGGAAGGTACAAAAATAGCTTCCGGGCGCCGCTAGGGTGATCCGGGGATCCACCGCGGCGGCAAAGAGGGAGACGGTCCCCCCGCCGGAGTTGCCAGTGATGATCACCCGCTCGCCGTCCACCTCCGGTCGGGTCAAGGCATAGTCCAACAGTCGCATCACATCCCATACCCGTTCCCCCACCAGGGTGCGACCAAGAAGCTGGGCATGCATCTGCAAAGTCCGGCAAAAGCCCCGGCCCCGCATTTCCTCGGGGTTCTGCAATTCCCCAAAAGCCCGCATGTCTGGCACCAAGGCTACGTAACCTTCCTGTACCGCTTGGATGCCGATATTCCGTTCTTGCGTCTCTCCCGATTCCCGGTCCTCATCACTCTGGTAATGTCCCGCGTAGATCTCTTTTCCCTGGGGGCTGTGGCCGTGCACCGCAATCACCAAGGGGACCGGTCCGGTAAGCCCATGGGGAACCAACAGATAAAAGGGCACGAAAAAGCCCGGTTCCGTCTCCAAAACCCACTTTTCTTCCCGGTAACCCGCCATTTCCACCTCCCCCACCTTTTGGGGCGGATTCTGGCTGGCACCGCGACTTTCAATCCTGGGCAAACCCAGAACCTCCACCAATTCTGCCCGGAAGGCCCTTTGCCAGGCGTCAAACTCTTCCTTCGTCCGGGCCCGAAAGGCATACTTCGGCTGGGTCGCAGCAAACAGACGGGTGGTCCAACCCTTACCAACATAGGGATTACTCATGATACGCTCCTCCGATTGATATGTAACCATCTCGAAAATAGAAACCATCGCCCACTTACTTTACTCATTTCTTCTTTCCTACGGAAACTCCTGCCAAAGGATTTACCCTCTTCGCAAACTTGGTCCACACTTCACAACTTCGGAGTTATTGACATACGTTCATAATAGGGGTAGAATAATTATGGGCATATGCTAATAATATCTGGGACCCAGCGTGGGGAAGACTAAAGGCCCACCAATCGGTTAGGAAAAAGAAGATAAGAAAAACCACAGGGTGGTAACCGATGAAAAGACTCACACCAGCGATCCAAGATTATCTTCGAGCCCTGCTGGAGCTGTCCGCCATCGGGGAACCGGTCCGTACCACCGCGGTGGCGGAACGGCTGGGGGTCTCCAAAGCCAGTGTGAGCCAAGCGATGGATGTGTTAAAGAGAGTCGGCTATATCGCCAAAGAACCCTACGGCCCCATCCGGCTTACCCCCAAAGGTCGCAAGACGGCCAATGAGATAAAACGGCGTAACCTCTTAATCCGCACTTTGCTCATTGAGGTGTTAGGGGTGAAAGAAGAGATCGCCCTTCACGATGCCTGCAGCATTGAGCACCAAATCAGTGCAGAGACGGTACGAAAGATCGAGGGTTACCTCCACCGCATTGCCCTCTGGCCAAAGCCGAACTGAAAACAAAAGGAAAGGTACAGTGCTTTAACCATGGGAAAGGTCGTGGTGGGCTTGGGTTCCTCTTTGCGTTGGCGTAGCCGGAGAGTCTCATAGGTAAACACAGCCCGAGGCTAGGATCTCACGAAGGAAACCAAGGGCAAACCACCATTCTCCCAGAAGCAGAACTACATGGGAACTGGGACAAACCGAAAACTGCCGAAGGTCGATGGGGGCAAAGAGCGAGCGGTGCAGTGGTGGGTGAGGAGAGGGTTCTTCACCCCCTCCCCCGCTTCCCGTTCAGTACCTTCTTAGGGGGGAACCACTGCCAAGAATCGTTCTAATACCTGGGCAATGTCCCCTAAACCAAACACCTCAAGCCCGGTCTTCCAGTTCTTTGACCTCGTCTAGGTATAACCGAGCCGCCACCTCGTCCACAACCAAAGTGGCCCCAGGGTGCCGACGCAGAATGGAAGCCGGACACTGGGTATCGATGGGACCACGGAGGGTCTTGTACACCGCTTCCTGCTTCCTTTCGCCGGGCACAACACACACCACGCGCTTTGCGGCCAGAATCGTAGGGATAGTCAAAGTGACCGCGTGGCTGGGGGTATCGTCCAGCGTGGCAAAGCACCCGTCATTGACCTGTTGGAGCCGACAGGCCAGATCTAGTTCCACTACCTTCACCGGCAGGGGATCGGCAAAATCGGCCACCGGCGGGTCATTAAAGGCAATATGTCCGTTCTCCCCAATACCAATACAGGCCAAGTCTGGAGGAAATTGGGCAAGTAAAGCTGCGTAACGGCGACATTCCTCCGCGGGGTCCCGACTAGGATCCATGGCATAGAACCTCCTTAAAGGCACCCGGCTTACCACATGCTCCTCCACGTACCGAGAGAACCGCTGGGGAGCATCCTTCGGCAATCCAATGTATTCGTCCAGTTGAAAGGCGTTGACCCGTTCCCAAGGGATCTCAGGCAGGGCTGTCAAAGCCGCCAAGAACTCATTCTGGGAAGGAGCCGCGGCAAACAGGACGTTTACTTCATCCTTGTCCTTTGCCCTCGCACGGATGAACTCCGCGGCCAGCCGGGCCGCCGCCTGCCCCATCGCTTCCCTGGTAGGATGGATCTGGACTGCAAGTTGTTCCACTTTGTACTCCATCGTCGAAGACACCTCCAAGTCTTGGTATACAAACATCAACGTTCTACTTTGATACCCCGACAGCAGACCTCCTCAACACGTAAACCCTGTCCATGCCAGGGTGATCAATCTAATGGCACCCTCTGCCCAGCTTTGCCACTGGCAAAACTGCCCCCAATCGGGGTCTGTTCAACTCTCCCGGGGATAGCCCCCGGGGACCGTCTTCGGCGGAAATGTAGGGGCCTTCCCTCACCACCGGGTACTTCCTTCTAGCCATGGCGATGTCTGGGGAGCCCCAGACTTTATACTTACTATACATATTAATTAAACTGATTAATTATTTCCTTCTAGAAACACGCCGGATCTCCTGCTTATAATCCCCAAAAAGATCTGGCCGCAGGGAAACTGTCTGGGCTTTACCTTGGGCCAAGAGTGCAAACCATCGGCGAAAACCCGCTGCCCTTGGAAGTAGGTCTCAACCAACAGCACGCCCCTGTGATTTTACGACACCCTAAAGACACGGGTAATACCTAACTACACCTCACCCCCTCAGTCTCGCCTTCAACTCCATGGGCCTGCTGTATACTTCCCTTAACACCAAGGCACACCCACCCAGGGCGCCGGCATCGGCCACCAATGCCCCGGGTAAAATCCGTAGGACCGCCAACTGGGAGGAGAACACCTGCTCAGCGATCACCCGCCGCATCTCTTCCCACATCACTGTACCGCCTTTCAAAAACCCGGAGATCACCAATAGCTCCGGATTGAGCAATTTCACACAGTTGGCCAGGCCCAGCCCCAAGTAGTATCCTGCCTGACGCAGCACGTGGGCGGCGGCTTCGTCGGTTTCGCCCCGGGCTAGGATGTCTGTCCCGCGGAGGGGCCCTTCACCGATCTCTGGACGCAGGTTCCGGTAACTGGTCACCAGGGCTGCTTCCGAGGCGATGGCTTCCAGACAACCCACTAAACCACAGCCGCAGCGTGGCCCTTCGGGCCATACCACCATGTGTCCTAATTCCCCAAGGCTACCGTTGCTTCCCTGGTATACATCCCCGTCGACCACCAAGGCCGCGCCGATCCCCCGACCGATGCGTACGCAAAGGACGTCCTTGGCATTGGTGGCCGCTCCAAAGGTACTCTCTGCCAAGGCGATCCCCCGCACCACATGGTCCACCAGGACGGGAATGCCGGTCTCTTCCTCTAACCACTCCTTCACGGGGACGTTGTGCCAACCGAGGCGGGTACTATGCACACAGATCCCCTCAACCTTCTCCACCAAACCGGGGAGGACCACACCCGCTCCGAAGACTCGTCCGGGGTCCACCCCAGCCCGATCAATCAGCCTTTGGATACCCTCTTTGACCCCGGCTAAAACCCGCTCTGGTGCCAGCACCCTGTTGGGTAACCGCACCTTCGCCCGGATCCCCACCCGCAGGTCCGCCAGACACAGGCTGGTAATATCATCGTCGATCTCCGCCCCGATCACATAACCCCCGTCGGGATTAAGCTGCAGCAGACGGGGCCGCCGTCCTCCGGTAGACTCCCCCAGCTCCGTCTCCCGTACTAGGCCCAGGTCGATCAGTTCTCCCACGATGTGCAACACCGTAGGGGGCGTAAGACCCGTGCGCATAGCCAACTCATTGCGGGTAATCTCCTCGGTCTTGCGCATCTCCTCCATGATCAAGGCCGTGTTGATCTCTTTAATCATCCGGGCATTGCCCGTTTTCATGGACATCCCCATCACCCCACATGCTAATCCCTGCACCAGGTAACCCCACCTTAGGGCAGGAGTTGCCTTGTTCTGGGGGAGGCCTCCCTTTGGAGCCGTCCCCGCCATTCTTTAACCCAAGGTGGGTTTATCCCGAAACTCCACCACCGGCGCTTCCATGCCATGCAACTCAAAAACAATCAACTCATTGACACCCTTCTTAAGAAGCGGTGCCGGCACATAGAGGGTCCGTTGGGGTCCCCGCTCCCAATACCGGCCCAGGTTAAAGCCGTTAAGGAAGCAGACACCCTTAGTCCAACCATCAAGGGCCAAGAAAGTGTCCATGGGCTCCTCAACGGTGAACTCGCCCCTGTAAAAGGCCGGGCCCTCCTGGTTAGTCCCCGGGGCAAAGGATAAGCCCCTCAGATCATCCAAGGGCAGGGGGAAGATCTCCCAATGGAACAAAAACTGGTAACTCAACAACACCCCCTCAGTGATCCCCTTGCGGTCCAAAAGATGCCGTCCGTAGTTGATCCGTCCCATGTTCTCCACCAAAAGATCCAAGGTGGCCCCGTCTTTGGGGATGTCGACGAATACCTTCTTCTCCTTGTCCCAGCGTTCCAAAGTACCCATATATTTCCCGTCCAAGAAAACCTGGGCCCGGTCCCGCAGCTCCTGGACTACCACCTGTACCTCGGACCGCGGTCCGCTCACCCTGGTGCGGTACAGGATAAAGCCGTAGTTTTGATCCACCATCTCCATGGGGAGAGGTACCGTGCTGGTAACGGGCTTGCTAAGCTGGTCCAGGGAGGAAAACAGGGATACCGATTGATCCAAAGCCACCTTACCCAGGGCCAGCTTCGGTGCCACCTGGGGGACTTCCATCGCGGGCAATGATACGTATTTACTCACCACCTCCCGGAAAGCCCAGTACTTCGGAGTGGGATCCCCGGCTTCATTCAGGGGGGCGTCGTAATCGTAGCTGGTCACTGTCGGCTCATAGTGCTCTCCATGGTTTGCCCCGTTCATAAAGCCAAAGTTCGTGCCCCCATGGAACATAAAAGCATTAACCGACCCACCCATACCCAGGATCTTGTCCAGCTCCGCGGCGGCATCCTCCGCGCTTCTGGTCTTATGTTCTTCCCCCCAGTGGTCAAACCAACCATCCCAGAACTCACAGCACATCAGAGGACCCACCGGCTGATACTCCCGCAACTTCTTGAAAGCCTGTTCAGTGCGGGAGCCGAAGTTGGCCGTCTTCAGTACATCGGGCAACGTTCCGCCCTGGAGCATCATATCAGTGGGACCGTCGGAGGTGAACAATAGCACATCCACACCCCGCCTTTGCATGCCGTCCTTCAGATAACGTAAGTACTGGGCGTCATTGCCGAAACTGCCGTACTCATTCTCCACCTGCATAGCGATAATGGGACCGCCCTGGGTGCACTGAAGGGGTACCAAGCGGGGAAGAAGAGCATCGAAGAAACGATCTACCGCGTCTAGATAGGGCTTGTACATACACCGCACCCGCATCGCGGGATCCTTCAACAGCCACGGGGGCAAACCGCCAAAATCCCATTCGGCACAGATATAGGGGCCCGGGCGCACGATGACATTAAGGCCCAGTTCCCCCGCTTCCCGCACGAACCTTTCAATGTCTAGACCACCTTCGAAGCAAAACTCTCCGGGTCTCGGCTCATGCAAGTTCCAGGCCACGTAGGTCTCCACAGTGTTAAAACCACAGGCCTTCAGCTTCTGGAGCCTGTCCCGCCAATACTCAGGGACGACGCGAAAATAGTGGATTGCACCCGAGATGATTTGGATTTCTTCGCCATCAAGGAAAAAGGAATTACCCTCTATCCTAAACTCAGCCATTTCTTAACCTCCTTGGTACACTTTGCAGCCACACATTTAGGTCTATTATACCAATCCGCCGCCCACTTGTCGCCCTCGGTGGAAACTGGCATCGGAAAAGCCCAAAGACCCTTCCCCAAGGATTTTGCTTTCTCTCCCTTTCATGGTATGATTGAGATCGACTGCCACCCCCAGGCACACTACCTACTACTATGAGACAAAACACCCAAGAAAGGATCATCCACCATGGATATTGGCGTCTTTGATATCGTCGGTCCCATCATGGTAGGCCCTTCTAGCTCCCACACTGCGGGAGCTGTACATCTGGGGCAAAGTGCCCGGTTGCTGTACGGCGAGCTGCCCCGGGCAGTAACCATCCTTCTTCACGGTTCCTTTGCGGCCACCTACCGCGGCCACCGGACAGACGTGGCGCTGGTGGCAGGCCTTTTGGGGCTGTCCTCTGCGGATCCCCGCATTAAGGAAGCCTTACAGCTAGCCGCGGAACAGAATATGAAGGTGCACATCGAGGAAGCCGACCTGGGGGAAGTGCATCCCAACACCGCCCGCTTCCTCTTTCCCCAGGGGACTCCCCTCCGGGAGATCACCGGGTGTTCCGTAGGCGGGGGAAGTATCGAGATCACCTCCATTAATGGTTTTCCCATCAAGTGGAACGGCAAATCTCCGGCGCTGTTCACCAATCACCTGGACAGTCCCGGGGTAGTGGCTAAAGTGACGGGGAGCCTGGCTCGGGCCGGGATCAACATTGGAACCATGCAAGTGGTTCGGCTGAAGAAAGGCGCTGATGCCTTGCTCTTTGTGGAAACCGATTCCCCAGTACCCCAACCGGTCGTGGCGGAGATCGCCTCGATTAAAGACATCCACTGGGTCCGGCATACTAAGTCATGGGAGTAGATGGATCATGGAAAAAATAACCTTCACCACTGCTGCGGAGTTGATTCAGCTGGCCGCCGAGAAGAATCTCCCCTTGGGCCGGATCGTAGCCCAGTACGAGGCGGATCGCACTGATCAAGACTTAGACGCTGTCTATGCCACTATGCGACAACATCTCCAGGTGATGCAAGAATCGATAACCGAAGGCCTCAACAACCAAACCCAGGGCCTCATTTTGGCGGGCCTTGCGGAAAAGCTTCGCCAGGCCAAACAAGCGCATCTTCTTTTGGGTGGACCCCTCTTTGAGAAGATGATCACCTACGCCACCGCCGTGGCAGAGCTCAACGCGACCATGGGTCGTATTGTGGCCTGTCCCACCGCGGGCTCCTGCGGCATCCTTCCCGGGGCGGTCCTGGCCCTGGCCCAGGAGAAGAACCTAGAAGACAAAGCGATCCTGGAAGGGCTCTTTGTGGCGGCCGGAATAGGCATCGTCTCTGGCAACGTCTGTGGCCTCAACGGTGCCGTGGCAGGCTGCCAGGCCGAATGTGGCATCGGGTCCGCCATGGCCGCAGCGGCTATTGTCGCCATGCTGGGTGGAAACCCCCAAAGGATCGTAGATGCCGCTTCCATGGCCCTGCAGTGTCTGTTGGGCCTGGTTTGCGATCCGGTGGCAGGACTAGTGGAAGTGCCCTGCATCTATCGCAATGCGGCGGGAGTGGCGGTGGCCCTCAGCAGTGCCAACTTGGCCCTGGCGGGTATTCCCGCGGTGATCCCCTACGATGAAGTGGTGGTCACCATGGCCAAGATCGGCCGGCAGATGCCTAGGGAACTGAAGGAAACAAGTCTGGGCGGCCTGGCGATTACCCCTACGGGGCAAGCCATCGCCAAAGGCCTGGGGCTCACTATCCAAAGGCAGCCTTAGCCTGGGGTGGCATCATCGGAAGACCCTTTGGTCACATCCCTTCGATACGCCCGGTATTCCTCCAGGATCCCGGGGTGGTCCTTTAGGAAGGCAACAAAGATCTGCATAACCTCCAAGGCATGGTTACTAATGTTATGCTCAATCATTTCCGTATCCTTGAGCAAAGTATCCTCCACCCCGATAAACTCCAAGAACTCCTGCACCAGGCGGTGCCGCTCCAATAGAAACTTCCCTAGTCGTTCTCCCCGGGGAGTAAGCTGCACCGCCTCATACCGTTCATAGTCCACCAACCCCCTTTGGGCCAGGCGCTGTACGTTCCTGGTGGCTGAGGAAGCTTTCACATTCAGTTGTTTGGACAATTGACTGATCCGCACCGGCCCGCCCTCCAGGTGCATCCGGTAGATCATCTCCAGATAATCCTCCATGCTAGGCGTAAGCAGCATCCGATCCTGTTCTTCCAATTGATAGCCCCGAAAGGTCTTGAACTTACCGGTCCCCACCCGGCACCCCTCCCCCGTTGAACACATTAGCCCCCTCCTTCATATATTAGCCGTAGGTAAAAAACTTGCTCACCTCTAACTTATGTGGCACCGGTGGGCAATTATCCCCGGGAGGAAGTAGCTATGGAAAAATGCCAAATCCTACCTTTGAACCAGATCCCCGTCGGCAGCCAAGGGGAAGTGGCGGGACTCCTTGGCAACGGAAAGGTGCGCCGTCGGCTGCTGGATCTAGGGTTAATCGAGGGGACGAAGGTAGAAGCCCTACAGCGCAGTCCAGCGGGCGATCCCACCGCCTACCACGTCCGGGGAGCCGTCATCGCCCTGCGGGCCGAAGAGGCAGCCAGGATCTTGGTACGCACCACCAACGGCATCCAGCCCACCCAGTGAGGGCGCCGGGTCCAGCGTGAACCCAAAAGCACTTTGACAGGAAGGATGCGAAGAAGACATGGGCCTAACCAGAAGTGCCACCGGCAAGGGGGCCTTACAGGAAATGTGGGAAATCAAGGCGGGACCCACAGATTTGGTCATCGCCTTGGCAGGCAATCCTAACACCGGGAAGAGCACCGTGTTCAATAGCCTGACGGGTCTGCGACAACATACGGGCAACTGGCCCGGCAAGACCGTCACCAACGCCCAGGGCCGGTATACTTACGCGGGCAAGGATTACGTCTTGGTGGACCTACCTGGAACCTATTCCCTCGCGGCCAACTCCGTGGAAGAGGAGATCGCCCGGGATTTCATCTGCTTCGCAGATCCCGCCGCCACCATCGTGGTTACCGACGCCACGTGCTTAGAGCGTAACTTGAACCTGGTCCTCCAGATCCTGGAGATCACCCCCCGGGTGGTGGTCTGTGTAAACCTCTTGGATGAAGCTAAACGCAAGGGAATCACCGTAAACTTGGAGAGGTTGGAGGAAATCTTAGGTGTTCCAGTGGTGGGCACCATCGCCCGCACAGGCCAAGGACTGGAAGAACTGCAACAGGCTGTGGCCCAGGTGTCAACAGGCCACGTACCAAGGGGAAGGATCGTTCGCTATGGGGAAGTAATTGAGGAAGCTGTCACCCGACTACAAAGGGTAATCGCACCATTAGTGGCAGATGGGATCCCTCCCCGCTGGTTCGCCCTAAAGATTTTGGAAAACCGCGGCGAGTTGCCGGACTCTCTAAGCTCGTGTCTCCCTATTTCCGCTGCCCTCCTGCGGGAAGCCTGGCAAGAGGTGGAAACCTACCTCCAGACCCAAGGGAGCTCCTGGGAAAACCTGCGGGACCAGTTGGTCAGCACCCTGGTCAAAGAAGCGGAAGAGATCTCCGACCAAGTGGTCTCCTTCCAGGTGAAAAACTACGACCAGTGGGACCGCAGGATCGACGGGATCCTCACCTCCAAGAAATTCGGGATTCCCATCATGCTGGGGCTTTTGGGCTTGGTCTTCTGGATCACCCTGGAAGGGGCCAATTACCCGTCCCAGCTTTTGGCCGCGGGTCTTTTCTGGGTAGAGGAAAAACTACTCTTCCTGGCGGAAAAACTGCAGGCACCGGCCTGGGTAGAGGGACTGTTCATCCTCGGGCTATTTCGCACCCTGGCCTGGGTGGTCTCGGTGATGCTACCCCCCATGGCCATTTTCTTTCCTTTGTTTACCTTACTTGAAGACTTAGGATACCTGCCCCGGGTGGCCTTCAACCTGGATAACTTCTTTAAACGGGCCCGGGCCCACGGCAAGCAGGCCCTGACCATGTGCATGGGCTTTGGC includes these proteins:
- a CDS encoding ferrous iron transport protein A; this translates as MEKCQILPLNQIPVGSQGEVAGLLGNGKVRRRLLDLGLIEGTKVEALQRSPAGDPTAYHVRGAVIALRAEEAARILVRTTNGIQPTQ
- a CDS encoding metal-dependent transcriptional regulator, with the translated sequence MKRLTPAIQDYLRALLELSAIGEPVRTTAVAERLGVSKASVSQAMDVLKRVGYIAKEPYGPIRLTPKGRKTANEIKRRNLLIRTLLIEVLGVKEEIALHDACSIEHQISAETVRKIEGYLHRIALWPKPN
- a CDS encoding ROK family transcriptional regulator — its product is MQGLACGVMGMSMKTGNARMIKEINTALIMEEMRKTEEITRNELAMRTGLTPPTVLHIVGELIDLGLVRETELGESTGGRRPRLLQLNPDGGYVIGAEIDDDITSLCLADLRVGIRAKVRLPNRVLAPERVLAGVKEGIQRLIDRAGVDPGRVFGAGVVLPGLVEKVEGICVHSTRLGWHNVPVKEWLEEETGIPVLVDHVVRGIALAESTFGAATNAKDVLCVRIGRGIGAALVVDGDVYQGSNGSLGELGHMVVWPEGPRCGCGLVGCLEAIASEAALVTSYRNLRPEIGEGPLRGTDILARGETDEAAAHVLRQAGYYLGLGLANCVKLLNPELLVISGFLKGGTVMWEEMRRVIAEQVFSSQLAVLRILPGALVADAGALGGCALVLREVYSRPMELKARLRG
- a CDS encoding MarR family transcriptional regulator produces the protein MGTGKFKTFRGYQLEEQDRMLLTPSMEDYLEMIYRMHLEGGPVRISQLSKQLNVKASSATRNVQRLAQRGLVDYERYEAVQLTPRGERLGKFLLERHRLVQEFLEFIGVEDTLLKDTEMIEHNISNHALEVMQIFVAFLKDHPGILEEYRAYRRDVTKGSSDDATPG
- the sdaAA gene encoding L-serine ammonia-lyase, iron-sulfur-dependent, subunit alpha; protein product: MEKITFTTAAELIQLAAEKNLPLGRIVAQYEADRTDQDLDAVYATMRQHLQVMQESITEGLNNQTQGLILAGLAEKLRQAKQAHLLLGGPLFEKMITYATAVAELNATMGRIVACPTAGSCGILPGAVLALAQEKNLEDKAILEGLFVAAGIGIVSGNVCGLNGAVAGCQAECGIGSAMAAAAIVAMLGGNPQRIVDAASMALQCLLGLVCDPVAGLVEVPCIYRNAAGVAVALSSANLALAGIPAVIPYDEVVVTMAKIGRQMPRELKETSLGGLAITPTGQAIAKGLGLTIQRQP
- the feoB gene encoding ferrous iron transport protein B; translation: MGLTRSATGKGALQEMWEIKAGPTDLVIALAGNPNTGKSTVFNSLTGLRQHTGNWPGKTVTNAQGRYTYAGKDYVLVDLPGTYSLAANSVEEEIARDFICFADPAATIVVTDATCLERNLNLVLQILEITPRVVVCVNLLDEAKRKGITVNLERLEEILGVPVVGTIARTGQGLEELQQAVAQVSTGHVPRGRIVRYGEVIEEAVTRLQRVIAPLVADGIPPRWFALKILENRGELPDSLSSCLPISAALLREAWQEVETYLQTQGSSWENLRDQLVSTLVKEAEEISDQVVSFQVKNYDQWDRRIDGILTSKKFGIPIMLGLLGLVFWITLEGANYPSQLLAAGLFWVEEKLLFLAEKLQAPAWVEGLFILGLFRTLAWVVSVMLPPMAIFFPLFTLLEDLGYLPRVAFNLDNFFKRARAHGKQALTMCMGFGCNAAGVISCRIIDSPRERLIAILTNNFVPCNGRFPTLIILASIFLAGRLFPTFTATLWVLGLIVLAVLLTLLVSRFLSATLLKGLPSSFTLELPPYRQPQVGQILIRSLLDRTLFVLSRAVLVAAPAGMLIWILANIPLGGVTILDHVAGFLHPFAHLLGLDGYILTAFILGLPANEIVIPIIIMSYMSTGALVELNSLGEIQQLFMANGWTWLTALCTMLFCLNHFPCGTTLLTIRKETQSWKWTALAALLPTLVGMLLCFIVTQTVRLLGLV
- a CDS encoding beta-galactosidase, which encodes MAEFRIEGNSFFLDGEEIQIISGAIHYFRVVPEYWRDRLQKLKACGFNTVETYVAWNLHEPRPGEFCFEGGLDIERFVREAGELGLNVIVRPGPYICAEWDFGGLPPWLLKDPAMRVRCMYKPYLDAVDRFFDALLPRLVPLQCTQGGPIIAMQVENEYGSFGNDAQYLRYLKDGMQRRGVDVLLFTSDGPTDMMLQGGTLPDVLKTANFGSRTEQAFKKLREYQPVGPLMCCEFWDGWFDHWGEEHKTRSAEDAAAELDKILGMGGSVNAFMFHGGTNFGFMNGANHGEHYEPTVTSYDYDAPLNEAGDPTPKYWAFREVVSKYVSLPAMEVPQVAPKLALGKVALDQSVSLFSSLDQLSKPVTSTVPLPMEMVDQNYGFILYRTRVSGPRSEVQVVVQELRDRAQVFLDGKYMGTLERWDKEKKVFVDIPKDGATLDLLVENMGRINYGRHLLDRKGITEGVLLSYQFLFHWEIFPLPLDDLRGLSFAPGTNQEGPAFYRGEFTVEEPMDTFLALDGWTKGVCFLNGFNLGRYWERGPQRTLYVPAPLLKKGVNELIVFELHGMEAPVVEFRDKPTLG
- the sdaAB gene encoding L-serine ammonia-lyase, iron-sulfur-dependent, subunit beta — translated: MDIGVFDIVGPIMVGPSSSHTAGAVHLGQSARLLYGELPRAVTILLHGSFAATYRGHRTDVALVAGLLGLSSADPRIKEALQLAAEQNMKVHIEEADLGEVHPNTARFLFPQGTPLREITGCSVGGGSIEITSINGFPIKWNGKSPALFTNHLDSPGVVAKVTGSLARAGINIGTMQVVRLKKGADALLFVETDSPVPQPVVAEIASIKDIHWVRHTKSWE
- a CDS encoding glucosamine-6-phosphate deaminase encodes the protein MEYKVEQLAVQIHPTREAMGQAAARLAAEFIRARAKDKDEVNVLFAAAPSQNEFLAALTALPEIPWERVNAFQLDEYIGLPKDAPQRFSRYVEEHVVSRVPLRRFYAMDPSRDPAEECRRYAALLAQFPPDLACIGIGENGHIAFNDPPVADFADPLPVKVVELDLACRLQQVNDGCFATLDDTPSHAVTLTIPTILAAKRVVCVVPGERKQEAVYKTLRGPIDTQCPASILRRHPGATLVVDEVAARLYLDEVKELEDRA